CAGGCCCAGCACCGGGAAGGCGACAGCCCAGACCAGCAAGGCGCTGAAGAACGCCTGTTTAAGATTTTTGTTCATACTTTTTCAACCTCCGGACGGCCGAGGATGCCGGTCGGACGGAACAACAGCACCAGAACCAACAGGCCGAATGCCACGACGTCCTTGTACTGGTCACCGAAGATATCGGCGCCAAAGGCTTCAGCCACCCCCAGCACCAGCCCGCCGAGCATGGCGCCCGGAATGCTGCCGATGCCGCCCAGCACAGCCGCGGTAAAGGCCTTCAGGCCCACCAGGAAACCGGCGTTGGGGTTGATCACCCCGTACTGCATGCTCAGCAGCACGGCCGCCACGGCCGCCAGGGCGGCACCGATGACGAAGGTCAGGGCGATGATGTTGTTGGTGTTGATGCCAAGCAGGTTGGCCATCTTGATGTCTTCGGCGCAGGCCCGGCAGGCCCGGCCCAGACGCGAGCGGGAGATGAACAGGGTCAAACCGGTCATGGCCACCAGGGTGACTACGAAAACCAGGATCTGCATGTAGGAGATCAGCACTTCCTCTGCGCCGCCCGGGCCGAAGGAGATACTCCCAGGGATCAGGTTGGGGATGGACTTGTCCTTGGAGTCCTGGGATAGCAATACGGTGTTTTGCAGGAAAATCGACATACCGATGGCAGAAATCAGCGGGATCAACCGGTTGCTGTTACGCAACGGACGGTAGGCGACCCGTTCGATACTGTAGCCATAGGCACTGGTAACGAAGATCGTGGCGACGAAGGCGACGGTCATCAATATCGGCAGTGAATCGATCCCCATCATGGCCAGGCCCGCAAGGGCGATGAAGGCCACGTAGGAACCGATCATGTACACCTCGCCATGGGCGAAGTTGATCATTCCAATGATGCCGTAAACCATTGTGTAGCCAATGGCTATCAAGGCATAGGTGCTGCCAATGGTCAGGCCATTAACCAGCTGTTGGAAGAAGTGATAGATCTCAGGCATTACAGCGCTCCTAAAAACCTGATACGCATTTCACTGGTGGGGATGCCCCCGGCCTGGTCTTGTGGTCTTGGCCACTTCGGCACAGGCAACTGCCAGCGAACCGCTGGTGACGGTTTTAAGATTTTCAGGTGAACCTGCTCCCGGATCGCGGGAATCAGGCCCATGAACCTCGTAAAACAAAGCCCACTGCTCGCACAGTGGGCTTGTAGTCATATAGTCAGACGGGATTACTGAGGGGAAACTTCGGTTTTAGGTTTGCCGAAATGCCATTCGTAGACCACGAATTTGAAGTCTTTCAGGTCGCCTTTGGCGTCGTACGACAGGTCGCCGGTCGGGGTCTTGAAGGTGCCGGCATGGATGGCTGCAGCCACTTTATCGGTGTCTTCGGACTTGGCCGCCTTGATGCCTTCGGCGATCAGCTCGACAGCCGAGTAGGCCGGGAACACGAACGGGCCGCTTGGGTCTTTGCCGTCAGCCTTGATGGCATCGGCGATGGCCTTGTTCGCAGGGTCGGCGTCGAAGGATTTCGGCAGGGTCACCAGCAGGCCTTCGGAAGCGCCTTGGGCGATCTGCGAGATGGAGTCGTTACCGACACCTTCAGGGCCCATGAACTTGGCGTTCAGGCCTTTCTCCTTGGCTTGGCGCAGGATCAGGCCCAGCTCCGGGTGGTAGCCGCCGTAGTAGACGAAGTCGACATTGGCTTGCTTGAGCTTCTGGATGATCGAGGAGAAGTCCTTGTCGCCGGCGTTCAGGCCTTCGAACACGGCAACCTTGACACCTTTACCTTCGAGGGTGGTTTTGACCGCGCTGGCGATGCCTTCACCGTACTGCTGTTTGTCGTGCAGTACCGCAACCACTTTCGGTTTCACATGGTCGGCAATGTAGTTGCCAGCCGCAGGGCCCTGGGCGCTGTCCAGGCCGATGGTGCGGAAGATCAGCTTGTAGCCGCGGGAGGTGATTTCCGGGCTGGTGGCAGCCGGGGTGATCATGATCACGCCTTCGTCTTCGTAGATGTCGGACGCAGGCTGGGTGGAGCTGGAGCACAGGTGGCCGACTACGTACTTGACGCCGTCGTTGACCACTTTGTTGGCGACTGCCACGGCCTGTTTAGGGTCGCAGGCGTCATCGTATTCCTTGGCTTCAAGCATCTTGCCGTCGACGCCGCCCTTGGCGTTGATGTCCTTGATGGCCTGTTTTGCACCGATGAACTGCATGTCGCCGTACTGAGTGACCGGGCCGGTTTTCGGGCCGGCGATGCCGATCTTGATGGTATCGGCTGCAAACGAATGGCTGGCAACCCCGGCCAGAACCATTGCGGCAAACAGTTTGGAAATCTGCTTAGTAGCCTTACTCATAGTGCTCCACTCATTCTGTTGTAATTTTTATAGTCCTGGCGGCCAGAGCTTGAGGACCGGATCAGGTTCCATGAGAGGCCACGCCTCGTCACGGACCCGGATAACCCCCGGAACGGCCCTGGCAACTGTACCGGTACAGTGTAGAGCGCTGCTTTGTCGCTTGAAAAGCAGGCCCGCCGGGGCAAAAACCAGGGGTGTCGCCTAATCGACAGAAAGTTATAGAAAAACGCCGTTGTTTTGCCAGTTTCTCTGGTCAAACCCGGGCATTTACCACCTTGTCGATCAATTACTTATTTTGAAACTGGGTTTTTCTGCAAAAATACCGACCTTTATCGCGGTCGAATTATTTCTGGTAGGAACCCATGACAGATCAACCAAGCACCCTCTATGCCAAATTGCTCGGCGAGACAGCAATAATCGAGTGGAAAGCGCTGGAGCGTTTTTGGGCCAAGGGTGACCTGATTTGGGTCGAGCCGACCCTGGACCTGATCGATGTTGCACAGGCAATGGCCGAAAACCGTAGCGAAAGCGTCGCTGCATGGCGTAATGCTGGCACTGTCGGAGCGGTCACTGCAGAGCAGGCACTAGACCTTCAGAGCCGCGATCCAGAGATCTGGGCCGTGGTGGTCTCGCCGTTTATTGTGATTCAGGAAAAGACCAACGGCTGATCACGCGCCAAAATGGTGCGTGAAAATGCACAGCGGGATGGTTTTGGTGCGCGGGACTGTTCAGCCGGGGTGGCTGTTGGTAACAGTTGGGTGTGCCAAGGCAGTGCGGTAACAGTCTGATCGCGGGGCAAGCCTGCTCCTACCGATGTAGGAGCGGGCTTGCCCCGCGATGCTTTCAATCAGTAATCCACTTTGCCGGTATGGCTGTTCAACGAGATCACCCGGGTCTTGCCGATGCGGTGACGGTAGATTTCACGCAGGTATTTCACCGCTTTCTTCACGCATTCGCGTGACAGCCGGATGTCATTGATCGAGACGAACTTGCTCTTGTCGTTGATCAGCTCGCGGTATTTCTTTTCGTACATCGGTTTGATCGCGTACCAGTTGGTATCGAGGATCTTCGCCGGGTTCTCGAACTCGTTGAGCAGGTCATCGATGCGGTCTTCATCGAAGGCATCGCTGGTGATGAACTCAAGGATGGCATTGTCCAGGGTATCGTCGAAGCGGTACGGGTTACGCGCAAAACAGCGCTTGATAAAGGCCACGATCAGGGTCAGGAAGTCGTCCGACAGGCACGGGCTCTTGGCGATCAGGGTGGTCAGCGACAGGTTCGCCGAGGCACCGATCACCAGCGCATAGCGCTTGAGCGTGGTGTTGGGGAACAGGCTGTTGAGGTGAGTCTTGAGCCGGTTCAGGTCCATGTACGACAGCTTGTAGTCCTTGGGCAGCGACACGATCGACACCACCGACGAGCAGTTCTTGAAAAAATGCAGGTCGTGCAGCGCCGCCGCGTCGTAGCCGGAGGCCTGGTATTGCTCAAGGGCGGCGCGGTAGCGGCGGGATTCAATCGGCAGCAGGCTGATGCCTTCGATCGCCTGGGTCACCTTGTTGAAGTGCGGCAGGTCGATGGAGCGGAAGAACAGGTCGTCGATGTTCAGCCGCGGCTGCTCTTTCTCGAACACCTTGAATTTGTCCGAGCTGGGCGAGGGCTGTTCCGGCACTACCGATTCGGCGTAGGCGATGGCCACGGGGCCTGCCAGGCTCATGAACAGGTCGTTGGCATCCAGGCGGATGGTTTCGCCGATGTCGATGCCGGCACGACGGAAGTAGTTCTGGTCGTAGTCGGTGGTCACTGCCTGGGCGGTGAGGATGTTGAAGATCTGCTGGGAGATGTACTGGTTGGCGTGCTTCTCCATGGCGTTGACGTCGATGTTCTGGATGTTGCCGTCATCGTTCTCTTCGGCGTAGCGCATGATGTCGTTGGAGATCAGCATCATGGCGTTCCAGGGGCGGATGCGGCCCATGACGCTGGCCTCGCTGCTGTCTTCATTGTCGAAGTTGTACGAGAAATCCCATTCCTCGGACAGGTACTTGCACAACAACCGGCCGGCGTTGATGTGCAGGGCTTCGGACATTTCGCTGCGATGATCGGAGATGTTCGGCAGCACGCAGATACCGCTGGTGAAGATCGGCTCGAAGACGAACGAATGACCGCTCTTGCCATCGTTTTCGTCGGCCGGCTTGGTGTCGAAAGTCTTGTTCATGTACGAATATTGCTGGGCCAGGCCGAACTCCGAAGCCATGCCCGAGCCGGTACCGCCACCGGCGCTGAAGATGTAGAAATACAGGCGTGACTGGTTGGCCTTGATCCCGCAGGAGTCGATCAGGTACGAGTGGATCAGCTTCCAGTCGGCGCTGGAGAAGCGGTGGGTTTCCTTGTTGAGGATGATCTTGGCCAGGTACTGGCCGAGGATCGGCGCGTTACCGGCGCCACCGGCATGGACTTCCGACAGGTCCATGATTTTCATCTTGCTGTAGTCGCGGATAAAACCGCTCTTCTCACCCTTGCGCGAAAAACGGATGCGTCCGGCGATGTCCTTGTCGAGGTCGCCGAGCATCACCAGCGGCTCTACCAGGAACACCGGCTTGGTGCCCTTGTTCTGCACCAGGCGCAGGTTGTTGCGAATCCAGCGCGCCGGGCTGTAGTTCGGTTCGCTGCCGGCGCGGTCTTCGTTGTTGAATTCGTTGAGGTAGAAGGTCCTGGCGTTGTATACAAGTTCTGCGACATCCAGGGCGATGTTCGAGCCACAACGGCCCAGGCCAATCAGGCACACCGAGGGGAACTGCTGGTCCAGGCGCAGCTGGGTGTCGTCTTCGACATGCACGCTGGGCGGGAACACCAGGTCACGCAGGCCATCGAGGTTGTCGAGGATGCGCTGGATATCGGTTTCGGTGAAGTACAGGTACTGCTGCGGGTTGAGCGCCCGCGGGCTGTAGTAGCTCGAGCCGGGAGCGCTGTACGCGGGAGTGGGGGATGTCAGCTCGGAAACCGCGTTGGCAGAAGTAGTCTTGGAGGTCATTTTGCGCCATTTGCCTGGGGGTGGGTGGCTGTTCTAGTAGGTAGCATAGAGCCATCACTGGATGAGGTTCGCGACTGTATCAGTGCGCATTTGGCGTGGGCGATAGGGGTTAACCCGATGCCTGTGTAGGAGTTTTCCTTGCCACGCCTGCAAACTGAATCGTCCGATCAGTCAACTTCTTTAATCTGTCTGGAGCTGTACATGAGCACTGCACGTCCTTCGTTGGGGTTTGCCGGTATCGGGCTGATGGGCTTGCCCATGTGTCGGCGGTTGCTGGCCGCAGGTTATCCGCTGACGGTGTGGAACCGCTCGGCGGACAAATGCGCCGAATTGGTCAAGGCCGGTGCCCGCCAGGTGGCGACTCCGGCCGAGCTGTGCCAGCACGCCGAGGTGCTGATGCTGTGCCTGGCCGACACGGCGGTGGTGCGCGAGGTGGTGTTTGGTGAGCAGGGCATTGCTGGCGCAGGCAAGGCCGGCCAGTTGCTGGTGGATTTTTCCAGCCTCGAGCCGACCGCTACCCGTGAGATGGCCAGCGAACTGGCGGCGAAAACCGGCATGCACTGGCTCGACACCCCGGTCTCCGGCGGCACGCCAGGCGCCGAAGCCGGCACTTTGGCGATCATGGCCGGTGGTGAGGCGGCCGACCTTGAGCGCGTGCGCCCGCTGTTGTTGACCCTTGGTCAACGCGTGACCCACATGGGGCCGGTCGGGGCAGGGCAGGTAACCAAGGCCTGCAACCAGATGATCGTTGCCTGCAATGCGCTGGTGATTGCCGAGGTGGTGGCGCTGGCCGAGCAATCAGGCGTCGACGCCAGCCTGATCGCCGAGGCCCTGGCGGGTGGTTTCGCCGATTCAAGGCCGCTGCAGATCCTGGCCCCGCAAATGGCCGCCAGTCGCTTCGAGCCGGTGAAGTGGCACGTGCGCACCTTGCTCAAGGATCTGGATAGCGCGGTGAAATTTTCCCGCGAACAGGGTTCGTCGACCCCGATCAGCGGCCTGGCCGCCCAACTGATGCGCTTGCATGGTAGCCAGGGCTATCTGCAAAAAGATCCGGCGACACTGATTGATCTGTACCGGCGTAAGGATTGATGCTGCTCAGCGCCTGTTCATGGCGCTGGTTGAGTTCGCCCAGGATCGGCCGCAGTTCACCCAGTGGCACGGGCCGGCTGAGCAGGTAGCCCTGGAGGTAATCGCAGCCTTGCTGGGCGAGGAACTGGTACTGTTCGGTGGTTTCAACGCCTTCGGTGATCACCTGCAGGTGCAGGGTGTGGGCCATGACGATGATGGCCTGGACGATTTCCATGTCCTGGCGGCAACGCGGTACATCCTGAATGAACGAGCGATCGATCTTCAGGGTGTCCAGCGGCAAGCGCTTGAGGTAGGCCAGTGACGAGTAGCCGGTGCCAAAGTCATCGATCGACAGCGACACGCCCTGGGCGCGGATGCGCTTGAGCAGGGCGATGGTGTTGTGAATGTTGCCCATCAGCGCGTTTTCGGTGACTTCCAGCTCCAGCTGGCGCGCCGGAATGCCGGCCTGACGCAGGGCATCTTCGACTTCCTGGGCCAGTTCTTCGCGGGCCAGGGTCAACGCCGAGCAGTTGACGGTCACCTTGAGCCCGTCGTAACCGTGGCGGTTGAGCTGGGCCAGGTCTTCGCAGGCATGGCGCAACACCCATAGGTCGAGTTCGGCGATCAGGCCGTTGGCTTCGGCAATGCCGATGAAGCGGTCCGGGCTGAGCAGCCCGTGCTGTGGATGTTGCCAGCGCACCAGGGCCTCGAGCTTGGCCACCTGGCCGCTGTGAAGGTCGAAAATCGGTTGGTAGTGGATGCGCAGGCCACGTTCTTCGAGCAGGGCGATGCGCAGTTCTTCTTCCAGTTGCAGCTCGAGGGTGGCGCGGGTTTTCAGGTTGCTGTTGAAGAAGTTCAGGTTGTTGCGCCCGCAACCCTTGGATTGATACAGGGCCAGGTCGGCGTTTTTCAACAGCTCGTCACAACTGCGGCCATCATCGGGGAACACGCTGATACCAATGCTGGTGGTCATGACCATGCGCCGACCGGCCAGGTCGATCGGCTCCTTCATCTTCTGCATGATGCGCTGGGCCAGGTGCCGGGCCTCATCGCGGCTGTGCAGGGCGGTGAGGATGCAGAACTCGTCGCCACCGAAACGGGCGACCACGTCCTGGCTGCGGGTGGCGGTCTTGATGTGCGCGGCAATCACCTTGAGCAACTCGTCGCCTGCATCATGGCCGAGGCTGTCGTTGATGCGCTTGAAGTGATCGATGTCGAGGAACATCACCGCCAGCATGCCGTCATTGGCGGTTTGCTCGGCCAGGCGCTCGGCGAACACCTGGTTGAAGCCGCGGCGGTTGACCAGGTTGGTCAGGGCGTCGTAGTGGGCGGCCTGCTGCAAGGACACCCGGGCCTGGTCGAGCTGGCTGAGCAGCACGTTGACCCGGCGCAGGTCGTGCTCCTTGCTTTGCAGCTTCTTGTCCGAGAGCGCGGCGCTGATGCTGCTGGCGCTGATCAACAGGGTAATGAAGGCGATGGTCAGGCTCAGTTGCAGGCTGTTGTCGCTGACCGGCAGCGACAGCGCGGTGTCCGCGGGTAGTACCAGGGTCAAGGCGGCCATGCCCAGCAGATGGGTCGCGACAATGCCGCCGGCCATCAGCAGGCTGGCGCCGTATTTCATCAGTTGAAAGAGGGTGCCGCTGCCATTGCGCAAATAACGGGCGAACAGCAGCGCCGCGAGGCTGGTGGCGATGGCGGCAGCGACCGAGGCGGCGAACAGGTCGGGGCGATAGAACTGCTGGGCGCTGGAGCGCATGGCGGCCATGCCGGTGTAGTGCATGGCAATGATCCCCAGGCCGAAGCACACCGCCGCTTGCAGGTAGTGGCGCGGCAGCAGTTGCTGGCGGCTCAGGGTATTCATGGCCATCCAGCCGGCCAGCAGCATGATCAGCAGCGAGACCCCGGTCAGGGCCACGTCGTAGTGAACCTCCAGCGGCGTTTGCAGGGCCAGCATGCTGATGAAGTGCATGGCCCAGATGCCGCCAGCCAGACAGCAGGCGCCGAGCAAGCGCCATTGCCGCTGGGCCGCGGGTTGCTCGACGTGGCTCAGGCGCTCGGCCATGTCGAGGGTGGCGAAGCTACCGGCACAGGCGATCAGAAAGGCAAGCAGCACCAGGTAGGGGTTGTGCCTGCAATCGAGAAGGATCTGTCCGGTTGCCGGAAGTTCGGCGAGCATTTGCAGCCCCAGCCACTCCATAGCATGCCTCTTTTTCGAGTTGGCACTCGTCCCCCTATAGCCCGCTTGGAGACCGTTGTGCAGGAGTATAGGAACTCAGCATTAGTCCATCCTGAATAATGGCATATTGATTCCTACGATTTGGTCATTGAACCAATAGCGCCAGGTTCTAAAACTGCAAATGGTTACAATTACCCGGTATCAGTCCGGTCAATGGTGGCAGACAGATCGGCAAGTGCCCTCTAGATTCAGTTCGGCGTGCTGGAAAGCCCCGAACAATAATAACGAGGGACTGATCGATGCAGAGCTCCACTCAAGCGGCCAACGCCTGGCGAATCCTGTTCCTGCTGTTTCTGGCCAACCTGTTCAACTTCTTCGACCGCACCATTCCCGCCATCATCATCGAGCCGATCCGCCTGGAATGGCACCTGAGCGACTTTCAGATCGGCTTGATCGGTACCGCCTTCACCCTGGTCTATGCCATTGCCGGCCTGCCGCTGGGGCGCCTGGCCGATAACGGTTCACGCAGCAAACTGATGGGGTGGGGGCTGATGGCCTGGAGCGGGTTGACAGCGGTCAATGGCATGGTCGGCAGCTTCTGGAGCTTTTTGCTGGTGCGCATGGGCGTAGGCATCGGTGAGGCCAGCTATGCGCCAGCCGCCAACTCACTGATCGGCGACCTGTTCCCCGCCGAGAAGCGCGCGCGGGCCATGGGCATCTTCATGCTCGGCCTGCCGTTGGGCCTGTTGCTGGCGTTCTTCACCATCGGCGCGATGGTGCAGGCCTTTGACAGCTGGCGGGCGCCGTTCTTTATCGCCGCAGTGCCCGGGTTGTTGCTGGCGCTGTTCATGTTCATGATCCGCGAGCCGGCGCGCGGCGCGGCGGAGTCGGTGGCGATCTCCCAGGCGCCCGTGGACCGGCCGTTGCGCCGGGTTCTGAGTGTGCCGACCTTCTGCTGGCTGGTGCTTGCGGGCCTTACCTTCAACTTCGCCACCTACGCCTGCAACTCGTTCATGGTGCCGATGCTGCAGCGTTACTTTTTGCTCTCGCTGCAGCAGGCCGCGGTGGCCACCGGGGTCATTGTCGGCCTGACCGGGCTGGTTGGCCTGACCCTTGGCGGCTGGATTGCCGACAAGGTACACCAGCGCTTTGCCAACGGGCGCTTGTTGTTCGGTGCCCTGAGCATGCTGATCGCCACCCTGGCCACCGCCTGGGCACTGCATGCCGGGCGGATCGAGATCGGCGTGTTCGTGGCGGTGTTCGGTGTCGGCTGGTTGTTTGCCTACAACTTCTATACCTGTGTCTACACCGCGATTCAGGATGTGGTGCAGCCGCGTCTGCGGGCCACGGCCATGGCGCTGTTCTTTGCCGGGCTTTATCTGCTCGGTGGCGGCCTGGGGCCGGTGGTGGTGGGGGCGCTTTCGGACCATTTTGCCGTGGCGGCCATGCAGGCAGCGGGGGCGGTGCAGATGAGCGAGGCATTCAAGGCTGAAGGCCTGCACGGGGCGATGTACCTGATACCGGTGGCGTTGATGTTGACGCTGGTGTTCCTGCTGCTGGCCTCGCGGTGCTTCAGCCGGGATGCGCAGAGGATGCGCGAGGGGATGGTGGCTGATAGTGAGGAGGCAGCGGGCAAGCTTGCACAAGCCTGAGGGACCTCATCGCCAGCAAGGCTGGCTCCCACAGGGTTCGATCTTTGCCAACAGATCCTGTGGGAGCTGGCTTTGCCAGCGATGAATACGACGCGGTTTATCCGGCCACCAGCACCCGAATCGCTTCCAGGCGCAGCGCCGCTTTATCAAGCATCGCCAGGCCTTGTTCGCGCTGCTTGCGCAGGGCGTCGATTTCGCTGTCGCGAACGGTCGGGTTGACCGCTTGCAGGGCGATCAGGCGCGCCAGCTCTTCATCGGTTTGCGCCGCCAGCCGGCGTTGGGCTTCGGCGACACGTTCGGCATGGCGCGGCATGATCTTGGCTTCGCCGTCGTTGATCCGCGGCGCCAGCACGTCGCGCTGGGCCTGGATGAACTTGTTGGCGCTGGCCTTGGGCACGCTCTCGAGCTGGTCGTTGAGGGTCTCGAAGGACACCCGCGAAGCCAGGTCGTTGCCGTTGGTGTCGAGCAGGCAGCGCAGCGCGGCCGGCGGCAAGTACCGGCCCAGCTGCAGGGCGCGCGGAGCCACCACTTCACTGACGTACAGCAGCTCCAGCAGCACGGTGCCGGGCTTGAGCGCCTTGTTCTTGATCAGCGCCACCGAAGTGTTGCCCATCGAACCGGACAGCACCAGGTCCATGCCGCCCTGGACCATCGGGTGCTCCCAGGTGATGAACTGCATGTCTTCACGCGACAGCGCCTGGTTGCGGTCGTAGGTGATGGTCACGCCTTCGTCGTCGCCCAGCGGGAAGCTGGCGTCGAGCATTTTTTCGCTCGGCTTGAGGATCAGGGCGTTTTCCGAGTGGTCTTCACTGTCGATGCCAAACGCGTCGAACAGGGTTTCCATGTAGATCGGCAGGGCGAACTGGTCATCCTGCTCAAGGATCGCCTCGACCAGCTCCTGGCCTTCACCGGCGCCACCGGAGTTGAGCTCCAGCAAACGGTCGCGACCGCTATGCAGCTCGGCTTCGAGGCGCTCGCGTTCGGCATGGGCCTCGTCGACCAGCGCTTGCCACTCATCGTCATCGCCGCTTTCGAGCAGCGGCAGCAGGCGCGGGCCAAACTGGTGCTGCAGGGCGTTGCCGGTCGGGCAGGTGTTGAGGAAGGCGTTCAGGGCCTGGTTGTACCACTGGAACAGGCGCTCTTGCGGGCTGTTCTGCAGGTGCGGCACGTGCAGCTCGATGGTGTGCTTCTGGCCGATGCGGTCCAGGCGGCCGATACGCTGCTCGAGCAAGTCCGGGTGGGCTGGCAGGTCGAACAGCACCAGGTGGTGGGCGAACTGGAAGTTGCGGCCTTCACTGCCGATTTCCGAGCAGATCAGCACCTGGGCGCCGAATTCTTCGTCGGCGAAGTAGGCCGCAGCGCGGTCGCGCTCAAGAATGCTCATGCCTTCATGGAACACCGTCGCGGGGATACCGGAACGCACGCGCAGGGCGTCTTCCAGGTCCATGGCGGTTTCGGCGTGGGCGCAGATCACCAGGACCTTGACCCGCTTGAGCATCTTCAGGGTGTCGATCAGCCAGTCGACCCGAGGGTCGAAGCGCCACCAGCGCTCTTCTTCGCTGCCTTCGCTCTGGGACTGGAAAGCAACCTCAGGGTACAGCTCGGCGTGCTCGCCCAGCGGCAGCTCCATGTACTGGTCGGGGTTGGGCAGCGGGTAGGGGTGCAGGTTGCGCTCAGGGAAACCCTGGACCGCCGCGCGGGTGTTACGGAACAGCACGCGGCCGGTGCCGTGGCGGTCGAGCAACTCGCGAATCAGGCGGGCGCTGGCCTGGGTATCGCCATCGTTGACCGCAGCCAGCAGGGCTTCGCCTTCGGCACCGAGGAAACCCTCGATGGTGGCGTGGGCCTTGGGCGACAGGCGGCCTTCGTCGAGCAGCTCCTGGACCGCTTCGGCTACCGGGCGATAGTGCTCGCTTTCGGCGCGGAACGCGGCCAGGTCGTGGAATCGGTTCGGGTCGAGCAGGCGCAGGCGCGCGAAGTGGCTGTCCTGGCCCAGTTGCTCCGGGGTCGCGGTGAGCAGCAGCACGCCGGGGATGACCTCGGCCAGTTGCTCGACCAGGGCGTACTCGGGGCTGACCTGGTCTTCATGCCAGACCAGGTGGTGCGCCTCGTCGACCACCAGCAGGTCCCAGCCGGCGGCAAACAGCGCGTCCTGGGCCTTTTCGTCTTCAGTCAGCCATTCCAGGGCAACCAGCGCCAGTTGGGCATCCTCGAAGGGGTTGCTGGCGTCGCTTTCGATAAAGCGCTCGGCATCGAACAGCGCGACCTGCAGGTTGAAGCGCCGGCGCATTTCCACCAGCCACTGGTGCTGCAGGTTCTCCGGGACCAGGATCAGCACACGGCTGGCGCGGCCCGAGAGCAACTGGCGATGGATCACCAGGCCGGCTTCGATGGTCTTGCCCAGGCCTACTTCGTCGGCCAGCAGAACCCGCGGGGCGATACGGTCGGCCACTTCACGGGCGATATGCAACTGGTGGGCAATCGGTTGCGCGCGGGTGCCGCCCAGGCCCCAGAGCGACGACTGCAACTGACGGCTGGTGTGCTCGAGGGTGTTGTAGCGCAACGAGAACCACGGCAGCGGGTCGATCTGCCCGGCGAACAGGCGGTCACTGGCCAGGCGGAACTGGATGAAGTTCGACAGCTGGGTTTCCGGCAGGGTACGCGCCTGGTTCTGCGCGTCGAGGCCGTGATAGACCAGCAGGCCGTCGACATCCTCGACCTCGCGCACGGTCA
This portion of the Pseudomonas sp. SORT22 genome encodes:
- the livH gene encoding high-affinity branched-chain amino acid ABC transporter permease LivH; this encodes MPEIYHFFQQLVNGLTIGSTYALIAIGYTMVYGIIGMINFAHGEVYMIGSYVAFIALAGLAMMGIDSLPILMTVAFVATIFVTSAYGYSIERVAYRPLRNSNRLIPLISAIGMSIFLQNTVLLSQDSKDKSIPNLIPGSISFGPGGAEEVLISYMQILVFVVTLVAMTGLTLFISRSRLGRACRACAEDIKMANLLGINTNNIIALTFVIGAALAAVAAVLLSMQYGVINPNAGFLVGLKAFTAAVLGGIGSIPGAMLGGLVLGVAEAFGADIFGDQYKDVVAFGLLVLVLLFRPTGILGRPEVEKV
- a CDS encoding branched-chain amino acid ABC transporter substrate-binding protein, which translates into the protein MSKATKQISKLFAAMVLAGVASHSFAADTIKIGIAGPKTGPVTQYGDMQFIGAKQAIKDINAKGGVDGKMLEAKEYDDACDPKQAVAVANKVVNDGVKYVVGHLCSSSTQPASDIYEDEGVIMITPAATSPEITSRGYKLIFRTIGLDSAQGPAAGNYIADHVKPKVVAVLHDKQQYGEGIASAVKTTLEGKGVKVAVFEGLNAGDKDFSSIIQKLKQANVDFVYYGGYHPELGLILRQAKEKGLNAKFMGPEGVGNDSISQIAQGASEGLLVTLPKSFDADPANKAIADAIKADGKDPSGPFVFPAYSAVELIAEGIKAAKSEDTDKVAAAIHAGTFKTPTGDLSYDAKGDLKDFKFVVYEWHFGKPKTEVSPQ
- a CDS encoding DUF2288 domain-containing protein, translated to MTDQPSTLYAKLLGETAIIEWKALERFWAKGDLIWVEPTLDLIDVAQAMAENRSESVAAWRNAGTVGAVTAEQALDLQSRDPEIWAVVVSPFIVIQEKTNG
- a CDS encoding NAD(P)-dependent oxidoreductase, with amino-acid sequence MSTARPSLGFAGIGLMGLPMCRRLLAAGYPLTVWNRSADKCAELVKAGARQVATPAELCQHAEVLMLCLADTAVVREVVFGEQGIAGAGKAGQLLVDFSSLEPTATREMASELAAKTGMHWLDTPVSGGTPGAEAGTLAIMAGGEAADLERVRPLLLTLGQRVTHMGPVGAGQVTKACNQMIVACNALVIAEVVALAEQSGVDASLIAEALAGGFADSRPLQILAPQMAASRFEPVKWHVRTLLKDLDSAVKFSREQGSSTPISGLAAQLMRLHGSQGYLQKDPATLIDLYRRKD
- a CDS encoding EAL domain-containing protein encodes the protein MEWLGLQMLAELPATGQILLDCRHNPYLVLLAFLIACAGSFATLDMAERLSHVEQPAAQRQWRLLGACCLAGGIWAMHFISMLALQTPLEVHYDVALTGVSLLIMLLAGWMAMNTLSRQQLLPRHYLQAAVCFGLGIIAMHYTGMAAMRSSAQQFYRPDLFAASVAAAIATSLAALLFARYLRNGSGTLFQLMKYGASLLMAGGIVATHLLGMAALTLVLPADTALSLPVSDNSLQLSLTIAFITLLISASSISAALSDKKLQSKEHDLRRVNVLLSQLDQARVSLQQAAHYDALTNLVNRRGFNQVFAERLAEQTANDGMLAVMFLDIDHFKRINDSLGHDAGDELLKVIAAHIKTATRSQDVVARFGGDEFCILTALHSRDEARHLAQRIMQKMKEPIDLAGRRMVMTTSIGISVFPDDGRSCDELLKNADLALYQSKGCGRNNLNFFNSNLKTRATLELQLEEELRIALLEERGLRIHYQPIFDLHSGQVAKLEALVRWQHPQHGLLSPDRFIGIAEANGLIAELDLWVLRHACEDLAQLNRHGYDGLKVTVNCSALTLAREELAQEVEDALRQAGIPARQLELEVTENALMGNIHNTIALLKRIRAQGVSLSIDDFGTGYSSLAYLKRLPLDTLKIDRSFIQDVPRCRQDMEIVQAIIVMAHTLHLQVITEGVETTEQYQFLAQQGCDYLQGYLLSRPVPLGELRPILGELNQRHEQALSSINPYAGTDQSVSPDLFADSPGYHASASVGRPGR
- a CDS encoding MFS transporter yields the protein MQSSTQAANAWRILFLLFLANLFNFFDRTIPAIIIEPIRLEWHLSDFQIGLIGTAFTLVYAIAGLPLGRLADNGSRSKLMGWGLMAWSGLTAVNGMVGSFWSFLLVRMGVGIGEASYAPAANSLIGDLFPAEKRARAMGIFMLGLPLGLLLAFFTIGAMVQAFDSWRAPFFIAAVPGLLLALFMFMIREPARGAAESVAISQAPVDRPLRRVLSVPTFCWLVLAGLTFNFATYACNSFMVPMLQRYFLLSLQQAAVATGVIVGLTGLVGLTLGGWIADKVHQRFANGRLLFGALSMLIATLATAWALHAGRIEIGVFVAVFGVGWLFAYNFYTCVYTAIQDVVQPRLRATAMALFFAGLYLLGGGLGPVVVGALSDHFAVAAMQAAGAVQMSEAFKAEGLHGAMYLIPVALMLTLVFLLLASRCFSRDAQRMREGMVADSEEAAGKLAQA